AGGACGCCGAGGTGCGCGGCACCCAGGACGGCGCCACCACCCAGGGCCAGGCCCAGCCCGGGGGTGGTCATCGTCTCGCCTCGACCGCGCGGCGTCCGGGCAACTCCTGTGCCCGGGTGGGGTTCAGGCCGTCCAGAAGCAGGCTCAGGTAGCGCCGGCGAGTGCCCTGGTCGGTATCCAGCAGTCCGGGGACGGCGGTGACCATGGCGAGCAGGGCCGGCACGTCATCGGGATCGAGGTCGGGACGCAGGTTGCCGGCGGCCTGCGCCCGAGCGATGGTGTCGCGCAGTTCCTCGTCGCGGGCCAGGAACTCGCTGGTCACCGAGGCGATGTTGCCGATCGACTCGACGACGCCGCGCTCCCGCTCGAGCAGGTCGACCAGGCGTTCGGCGACCGACAGCAGATCGTCCCGGGACGCGTCCGAGGCGCAGAACTCGGTGAGCAGCGGACGAACCTCCTCGACGAACACCCGCTCCATGACCGCCTCGGCCAACTTCTCCCGGTTCGGGAAGTGCCGGTAGAGGGTGGCGATGCCGACCCCGGCCTCCTTGGCGATCAGGTTCAACGTGGTCGATCCCGGACGCCGCAGTGCCTCGCGGGCAGCCGCGAGGATCCGTCCGATGCTGGAGGCGGCGTCGGCGCGCAGCGCCTGCAAGGGTCCAGTGGTATCCGATAGCACACTCTCATTTTGATAGTGAGCTATCACTTCTGTCAACCAGGTCGGTGGCGCGGCCTCGAGTTCAGTGCGTTCCCGTGGGTGGCTGCGGTCGGTCAGGCCTGGTGCCTCCGATCAGCCCCGGCGACGCTCGGACGGCTGGGGCCGCTACTCGCCGTGGCCGGCGTTGGCTGCCGTGCGGGGAAGCAGGGGAATGATGGCGAGGACGGCCAGGCAGACGATTCCCACCACGATGAGGCAGACCTGCATGGCGTGGGCCATGTCGGTGCCGTAGGCCAACCAGATCGAGGTGATCACGGCTGAGCCGATCGCGCCGGCGAGTTGCTGGACGGCCGACAGGCTGCCACCGGCCGAGCCGGCCTCGTCGGGGGACGCGTCGCCCACGGCGATGTCGAACAGAGTGCCGAAGGTCAGCCCCATGCCGAGGCCGGTGACC
The nucleotide sequence above comes from Propionicimonas paludicola. Encoded proteins:
- a CDS encoding TetR/AcrR family transcriptional regulator, with amino-acid sequence MLSDTTGPLQALRADAASSIGRILAAAREALRRPGSTTLNLIAKEAGVGIATLYRHFPNREKLAEAVMERVFVEEVRPLLTEFCASDASRDDLLSVAERLVDLLERERGVVESIGNIASVTSEFLARDEELRDTIARAQAAGNLRPDLDPDDVPALLAMVTAVPGLLDTDQGTRRRYLSLLLDGLNPTRAQELPGRRAVEARR